The following are encoded in a window of Trichormus variabilis 0441 genomic DNA:
- a CDS encoding TonB-dependent siderophore receptor, with the protein MLQLRQFFCVGIAGTIYLIGIGTAKAQNDENISKIPITNISQISDIKRPHTNVKEWLAQQQAQIIQVTGVSLNQTSNGLEVILETTASDKLQTSLNSEGNILSVDIPNAQLRLASGDSFLSQKPVAGITEITVINQDSNTIRVTVIGETSLPKVELDDSENGLIFVVTPITTSAQQPQTPQTNQADSETPATQPSAQNDEPIELVVTGTRFEIPIQDTPQSIQVIPRQVLEDRGAVRLDEFTDNVSGVQRITGGDGLGSSGFIIRGFSDVYENLRNGFRSQGGFPRDLANIDRVEVLKGPAAALYGGGFQSGIVNILTKKPLDEPRYEVKATVGSYDFYRGELDLTGPLVENRSLLYRLNVAYQNQGSFRDFLNYKSFFVAPSLTWNISQRTSLSFDYEYFNTDYPDDETFRAEPEFLRISPKTYLGEPDLANENFTAHSLSLEFSHEFSDNWQYRLGFNTLWQDVFDEGATRSGRLQADRRTLNRQFTRRTNDLENLTLRNEILGKFNTGSVRHNLLFGVDYSRLEYAYTFSSAPIAPIDIFNPIYGARPTAALSLNSNEAYGDDTLGIYLQDIVEVLPSLKILAGVRFDNVNGFYENRETNTSINEVSDSKFSPRLGIVYQPGNTTTLYASWSNSFTPQIFGRNSNGEQFKPVTSEQYEVGIRQEFLDQRLSANLALFQITRQNVATTDPNSSDPFARIQTGEQRSRGVELDINGEILPGWKMILTYAYTDAQVTEDNRIPVGDRLPNVPYNSASLWTTYEIQSGNLQGLGAGLGIVYVGDRQGGLPNTITIPSYVRTDAALFYRRRQFEARLNFKNLFDTNYYDATDGTSINPQEPFTLIGSFSYRF; encoded by the coding sequence ATGTTGCAACTAAGACAGTTCTTTTGTGTGGGAATTGCAGGAACTATATATCTGATAGGAATTGGGACTGCAAAGGCACAGAACGACGAGAATATAAGTAAAATACCTATCACAAACATTTCCCAAATCTCGGATATCAAACGTCCACATACCAATGTCAAAGAATGGCTAGCGCAGCAGCAGGCTCAAATTATCCAAGTGACAGGGGTAAGCCTAAACCAAACTTCTAATGGTTTAGAAGTCATTCTAGAAACTACTGCTTCTGACAAACTGCAAACTTCACTCAACAGTGAAGGTAATATCCTGAGTGTTGATATCCCCAATGCTCAATTACGTCTAGCTAGTGGTGATTCTTTCCTTTCCCAAAAGCCAGTTGCGGGAATTACAGAAATAACGGTAATAAATCAGGATAGCAATACTATTCGAGTTACAGTAATCGGTGAGACGAGTTTACCGAAAGTTGAGCTAGATGACAGCGAGAACGGTCTAATTTTTGTTGTCACACCAATTACAACTTCTGCACAGCAACCACAAACACCACAGACAAATCAGGCTGATAGTGAAACACCAGCAACCCAACCATCAGCTCAAAATGATGAACCTATCGAACTAGTTGTAACAGGGACAAGATTTGAAATTCCCATCCAAGACACTCCGCAATCAATTCAGGTGATTCCACGTCAAGTGCTGGAAGATAGAGGAGCAGTGCGTTTGGATGAGTTTACCGATAACGTCAGTGGTGTCCAACGGATAACAGGTGGAGACGGACTTGGGTCATCAGGCTTTATCATTCGTGGGTTCTCTGATGTATATGAAAATCTCCGCAATGGATTTCGCTCTCAGGGCGGTTTTCCACGCGATCTGGCCAATATTGATCGGGTTGAGGTACTTAAAGGCCCGGCGGCGGCTTTGTATGGTGGTGGTTTTCAGTCAGGTATTGTGAATATTTTGACGAAAAAACCCCTTGACGAACCACGTTATGAAGTCAAAGCTACTGTTGGGAGTTACGACTTTTATCGTGGTGAACTCGATTTAACAGGCCCATTAGTAGAAAATCGATCGCTGCTGTATCGTCTGAACGTCGCTTATCAAAATCAGGGGAGTTTTCGTGACTTCCTTAACTACAAAAGCTTTTTTGTCGCGCCATCTTTGACCTGGAATATCAGCCAACGTACTAGTCTGAGCTTTGATTATGAATATTTCAACACTGATTACCCCGATGATGAAACATTTAGAGCCGAGCCAGAATTTTTGCGAATCTCCCCTAAAACCTATTTAGGTGAACCAGATTTAGCCAATGAAAATTTCACTGCTCATTCACTCTCACTCGAATTTTCACATGAGTTTAGTGATAACTGGCAGTATCGATTAGGATTTAATACACTTTGGCAAGATGTTTTTGACGAGGGAGCAACTCGTAGTGGTAGACTGCAAGCAGATCGTCGCACATTGAATCGGCAGTTCACTAGACGCACTAACGATCTGGAAAATCTGACCCTGAGAAACGAAATTTTAGGAAAGTTCAATACTGGTTCTGTGCGGCATAATCTACTCTTTGGGGTGGATTACTCCCGCTTGGAGTATGCCTATACCTTCTCTAGTGCGCCGATCGCTCCCATCGATATCTTTAATCCAATCTACGGTGCTAGACCAACAGCAGCGCTTTCACTGAACTCTAACGAGGCATACGGTGATGATACCCTTGGTATTTACCTTCAGGATATTGTTGAAGTGCTGCCTAGTTTGAAAATTCTAGCAGGAGTGCGCTTTGATAATGTCAATGGCTTCTACGAAAACCGCGAAACAAACACTAGCATTAATGAAGTAAGTGATAGTAAGTTTTCACCGAGACTTGGTATTGTTTATCAGCCAGGCAATACGACAACACTTTATGCTAGCTGGTCAAACTCATTCACACCCCAAATCTTTGGTAGAAACTCCAATGGGGAACAATTTAAACCTGTGACTTCCGAGCAATACGAGGTAGGAATTCGCCAAGAGTTTTTAGACCAGCGACTGTCAGCAAATCTGGCGCTATTCCAAATTACACGCCAGAACGTCGCTACCACAGACCCAAACTCCTCTGACCCTTTTGCCAGAATTCAGACGGGAGAGCAACGTAGTCGTGGGGTTGAATTGGATATTAATGGGGAAATTTTACCTGGCTGGAAAATGATTCTGACTTATGCTTATACCGATGCACAGGTGACAGAGGATAATCGCATCCCTGTAGGCGATCGCTTACCGAATGTCCCTTACAATAGCGCTAGTCTATGGACAACTTATGAAATTCAAAGTGGCAATCTGCAAGGATTGGGTGCAGGCTTGGGGATCGTGTATGTAGGCGATCGCCAGGGTGGACTGCCTAATACAATCACCATACCTTCATACGTCCGTACAGATGCAGCATTATTCTATCGCCGCCGTCAGTTTGAGGCACGCCTAAACTTCAAAAATCTCTTTGATACTAATTATTATGATGCCACTGATGGCACATCAATTAATCCCCAAGAGCCATTTACGCTCATTGGTAGTTTTTCCTACAGATTTTGA
- a CDS encoding TonB-dependent siderophore receptor: MKLGHFSYLGIAGIICLLCSESVQAQGKEKLVQIHLNREYTVPKEGTKAEVPITQIPQISDIQRPHTSVKDWLTQLQNQVILVTGVSLNTRENSLEVTLETSSSDHLQTVVKSEGNNFIVDIPNAQLKLSSGELFRQEKPSAGITDVVVTNHDANTIRVTVTGETSLPKVELDDSDKGLIFVVAPVTTSTQQPQIPDTPPTQPSAQDDQPIELVVTGTRFEVPIQDAPQSIQVIPRQVLEDRGVVRLDEFTDNVSGIQRLTGGAGPGSSGFIIRGFADDYETLRNGFRTQGGFARDLANIDRVEVLKGPAAILYGSGFQSGTVNTITKKPLEDPLYEVKATFGSYSFYRGEVDFTGPLTQSGSLLYRLNASYQNEGSFRDFGRYAGTFIAPALTWKLGDRTTLNIDYENFTYESVSAGAFRADPRFFNVRRSFYQGEPDLDLETYSANSLTYEFEHRFSDNWQFKQTFNRIWQEISAKRASRRALQADGETLNRRYTVADADVNNLTFRNELFGKFNTGSLRHNLLFGVEYSHLDYPGKSFSTAIDPINIFNPRYGARPTGELSLDYFETYGNDVVGIYVQDLIEVLPNLKIAAGVRFDSSTGSNENLQTNTIINEVSDSQFSPRLGIVYQPSDTTTLYASWSNSFTPQIYGRNSRGGAFKPITSEQLEVGIRQELFDRRLLAGLALYQITRQNVVTDDPNSDDFLDRIQTGEQRSRGIELDISGEISPGWKIITTYAYTDAVVTKDNEIPVGDRLGGVPYNSASLWTTYEIQKGNLQGFGGGFGLVYVGDRANTIPNEFTTPSYLRADAVLFYRSDRYDINLNFKNLSNLKYFDTNSYGDSLSVQEPFTVIGSFSYRF, encoded by the coding sequence TTGAAGCTAGGACATTTTAGTTATTTAGGGATTGCAGGAATTATATGTTTGCTATGTTCTGAGTCTGTACAAGCACAGGGAAAAGAAAAGTTAGTCCAGATTCATTTGAATCGAGAGTATACAGTCCCTAAAGAGGGAACAAAAGCAGAAGTACCCATCACACAGATTCCTCAAATAAGTGACATTCAACGTCCCCACACCAGCGTCAAAGACTGGTTAACGCAACTGCAAAATCAAGTCATATTGGTAACAGGGGTAAGCTTAAATACTAGGGAAAACAGTTTAGAAGTAACTTTAGAAACATCTAGTTCTGACCATCTGCAAACTGTAGTTAAGAGTGAAGGAAATAATTTTATCGTCGATATTCCCAACGCTCAACTGAAACTAAGTAGTGGTGAATTATTCCGTCAAGAAAAACCAAGCGCGGGAATTACTGATGTTGTAGTCACAAATCACGATGCAAATACTATCCGAGTCACAGTGACGGGTGAAACGAGTTTACCGAAAGTTGAACTAGATGACAGCGACAAAGGTCTAATTTTTGTTGTCGCACCAGTGACAACTTCCACACAGCAACCACAAATACCGGATACACCGCCTACTCAACCATCAGCCCAAGACGATCAACCGATAGAACTCGTTGTCACCGGGACAAGATTTGAAGTTCCGATTCAAGACGCTCCGCAATCAATTCAAGTCATTCCGCGCCAAGTGCTGGAAGATAGGGGAGTAGTACGTTTAGATGAATTTACAGACAACGTCAGTGGTATACAACGATTAACCGGTGGAGCAGGGCCTGGTTCATCAGGCTTTATCATTCGTGGTTTTGCTGACGACTACGAAACTCTCCGCAATGGTTTTCGCACTCAAGGCGGTTTTGCCAGGGATTTAGCAAACATAGATCGTGTTGAAGTCCTCAAAGGCCCAGCCGCGATTTTATATGGCAGTGGTTTTCAATCTGGTACTGTCAATACAATCACGAAAAAGCCCTTAGAAGACCCACTCTATGAAGTCAAAGCGACCTTTGGTAGTTACTCTTTTTATCGAGGTGAAGTTGATTTTACCGGGCCGCTAACCCAGTCAGGATCGTTACTGTATCGACTGAACGCTTCCTATCAAAATGAAGGGAGTTTTCGTGATTTTGGCAGATATGCGGGGACTTTTATAGCTCCGGCCTTGACTTGGAAATTGGGCGATCGCACTACATTGAACATAGACTACGAAAACTTTACCTATGAATCGGTTAGTGCTGGCGCATTCCGAGCAGATCCCAGATTTTTCAACGTCCGTCGCAGCTTTTATCAAGGAGAACCCGATCTCGATCTCGAAACCTACAGTGCTAACTCGCTGACTTACGAATTTGAGCATCGATTTAGCGATAATTGGCAATTCAAACAGACATTTAATCGTATCTGGCAAGAGATTAGTGCAAAAAGGGCAAGTAGAAGAGCATTGCAAGCAGATGGAGAAACTTTAAACCGTCGATACACAGTCGCTGATGCTGATGTAAATAATTTAACGTTTCGTAACGAACTCTTTGGCAAGTTCAACACGGGGTCACTACGGCACAACTTACTATTTGGGGTAGAATATTCGCACTTAGACTATCCTGGTAAATCCTTCAGCACAGCCATTGATCCCATTAACATCTTCAATCCTCGCTATGGTGCTAGACCAACTGGGGAACTCTCACTAGACTACTTTGAAACTTACGGCAATGATGTTGTTGGTATTTACGTTCAGGATTTGATAGAAGTTCTGCCTAATTTAAAAATTGCCGCCGGAGTCCGCTTCGATAGCTCCACAGGATCTAACGAAAACCTACAAACAAACACCATCATTAACGAGGTAAGTGATAGCCAATTTTCACCGAGGCTTGGGATTGTTTACCAACCCAGTGATACAACGACGCTCTATGCCAGTTGGTCGAATTCATTTACACCACAAATTTATGGCAGAAACTCCAGAGGGGGAGCTTTCAAGCCAATCACTTCCGAGCAATTAGAGGTGGGAATTCGGCAGGAGTTATTTGATAGACGGTTATTAGCAGGTCTAGCACTATATCAAATTACACGCCAGAATGTCGTCACCGATGACCCTAACTCCGATGACTTTTTGGACAGAATTCAAACAGGAGAACAACGCAGTCGGGGGATAGAATTAGATATTTCTGGGGAAATATCACCTGGATGGAAAATCATTACTACCTATGCGTATACTGATGCCGTGGTGACAAAGGATAATGAAATTCCGGTTGGCGATCGCCTGGGAGGTGTCCCCTATAATAGTGCGAGTCTTTGGACTACCTATGAAATTCAAAAAGGTAATTTGCAAGGGTTTGGCGGTGGATTTGGATTAGTATATGTAGGTGATCGCGCCAATACTATACCCAACGAATTCACCACTCCTTCATACCTGCGGGCTGATGCAGTGTTATTTTATCGCAGCGATCGCTACGACATTAATTTGAACTTCAAAAATCTATCTAACCTCAAGTATTTCGATACTAATAGTTATGGTGATAGCTTGAGTGTACAAGAGCCATTTACAGTAATTGGTAGTTTTTCCTATAGGTTTTGA
- a CDS encoding DNA-binding protein yields MTSITLDLSDSQFQQLQDLAAVHGITLEVLLKVSLEDWLNSQKSEFVDAVNYVLTKNAELYQCLA; encoded by the coding sequence GTGACCTCTATCACCCTTGATCTTTCAGATAGCCAATTTCAACAGTTGCAAGATTTGGCAGCAGTACATGGGATTACGCTTGAAGTTCTATTAAAGGTTAGCTTGGAGGATTGGCTTAATTCTCAAAAGAGCGAATTTGTTGATGCAGTCAATTATGTTCTGACAAAAAATGCTGAGTTGTATCAATGTTTAGCATAA
- a CDS encoding IS630-like element ISAva6 family transposase — protein MVRPRIKLTEHLSTEEIEQSYRRCEDAQEKTRWLVIKLLNQQPQLSAQKVAEIVGFSGDWVRKIVRRYNKLGANGIINQQKLKPGGKKLALTNEQQQWLRQRLASPPEDGGLWSAPKVGELIRVQFGITLHVTTAWDYLKRLGFSLQQPRPLHTEAATFVQRQMFKTELTEFVRLLRFLHPHKSVEVWAEDEARLGLKPIVRRVWTPVGHRPNAVHRTRYQWLYTYGFVHPATGESFFLILPRVNIAVMQMALDAFAAEVNPHHHKIIVLLVDQAGWHTSKQLMLPAGIILFPLPAYTPQLQPTECVWSLLREAVANQMFSTLDELETVLISRCQWLMSHPQIVHGKVGFDWICQI, from the coding sequence ATGGTACGTCCCAGGATAAAACTAACAGAGCATCTATCAACAGAAGAAATAGAACAAAGTTATCGCCGATGTGAAGATGCACAAGAGAAAACCCGATGGTTAGTGATTAAATTGCTCAATCAACAACCACAGTTGTCAGCGCAAAAGGTAGCAGAGATTGTGGGATTCTCAGGGGACTGGGTGAGAAAAATCGTGCGGCGATACAACAAGCTAGGAGCAAACGGAATCATCAATCAACAGAAACTGAAACCAGGAGGAAAAAAACTTGCACTCACAAACGAGCAACAACAGTGGTTGCGCCAAAGGTTAGCTTCACCACCAGAAGATGGGGGGTTATGGAGTGCGCCAAAAGTAGGGGAATTGATCCGAGTACAGTTTGGAATTACACTCCATGTCACTACAGCTTGGGATTACCTCAAAAGGCTAGGATTTAGTCTGCAACAACCACGACCTCTGCATACTGAGGCGGCAACTTTTGTTCAAAGACAGATGTTTAAAACTGAGTTAACGGAGTTTGTGCGATTGTTACGTTTCCTCCATCCGCACAAATCAGTTGAAGTTTGGGCAGAAGATGAAGCTCGATTAGGCCTCAAACCCATCGTCCGTCGAGTTTGGACACCAGTAGGTCATCGTCCCAATGCTGTGCATCGCACTCGTTACCAATGGCTTTATACTTATGGATTTGTCCATCCAGCTACTGGCGAGAGTTTTTTCTTGATTTTACCCAGAGTCAACATTGCTGTCATGCAAATGGCTTTAGATGCTTTTGCCGCTGAAGTCAATCCTCATCATCACAAAATCATTGTTTTGCTTGTTGATCAAGCTGGTTGGCATACCAGTAAACAATTAATGTTGCCAGCTGGTATCATTCTGTTTCCTCTGCCTGCTTATACACCTCAACTCCAACCGACTGAGTGTGTTTGGTCGCTTCTACGTGAAGCTGTTGCTAATCAGATGTTTTCTACTCTCGATGAACTAGAAACTGTGTTAATTTCTCGTTGTCAATGGTTAATGTCTCACCCTCAAATTGTTCATGGCAAGGTTGGGTTTGATTGGATTTGCCAAATTTGA
- a CDS encoding metal ABC transporter ATP-binding protein, translating into MQDIVLAVEQLTVYRETYAAVQDVSFSLEAGTDTAIVGPNGAGKSTLVQAILGILPRLAGNVFILGQPLSRKGSLAPQIRQQIAYLPQNFLFDRRIPMTVEELVGLGWDRLGFQLPWANSRKRRHAVRDALAKVDALHLRQQMISGLSGGETKRVLLAYCLVYPRRLLILDEAPAGLDMRGETEFYQLLYQLKLEQGWTILQISHDLNMVRRHCDRVLCLNRTLLCQGTPEVALSPDNLSAAYGSEFVRYHHHC; encoded by the coding sequence TTGCAAGACATTGTACTCGCAGTTGAGCAACTCACGGTTTATCGAGAAACCTACGCGGCGGTGCAGGATGTTTCCTTTTCCCTAGAGGCAGGCACCGATACGGCGATCGTTGGGCCGAATGGGGCAGGCAAAAGTACGCTGGTGCAAGCCATTCTGGGCATTCTACCACGTCTTGCAGGGAACGTTTTCATTCTGGGGCAACCGTTGAGCCGCAAAGGATCACTCGCGCCCCAGATCCGTCAACAGATTGCCTACCTGCCGCAAAACTTCCTATTTGATCGCCGCATCCCGATGACGGTAGAAGAACTGGTCGGTTTGGGCTGGGACAGGCTAGGATTTCAACTGCCCTGGGCAAACAGTAGAAAACGTCGTCATGCCGTTCGAGATGCTTTAGCCAAGGTAGATGCACTCCATCTTAGACAGCAAATGATTAGTGGGCTTTCTGGGGGTGAAACGAAGCGGGTGTTGCTGGCATATTGCCTAGTTTACCCACGTCGATTGTTGATTCTAGATGAAGCTCCGGCAGGATTGGATATGCGCGGTGAAACAGAGTTTTATCAATTGCTCTATCAACTTAAGCTAGAGCAAGGCTGGACAATTTTGCAAATCTCCCACGATTTAAATATGGTGCGGCGGCATTGCGATCGCGTTCTGTGTCTCAATCGCACTTTACTTTGTCAGGGAACCCCAGAAGTTGCCCTTTCTCCCGACAATCTTTCTGCTGCCTATGGCTCTGAATTCGTTCGCTATCACCATCACTGTTAG
- a CDS encoding metal ABC transporter solute-binding protein, Zn/Mn family, producing MIHSKTSLQPSSNFVRRFSVVVVSAIALSLGSCAANTPSTSSNSQAQSTTAATTDELQVVTTFLPITQFTKAVAGDRAEVTQLLPTNVGPHDFQARPEDAQKLAKADVLVQNGLEVEEFLEDLVKNAGNANLKVIDSSQGVKTIANEATEGHDHDHGVNEKAEAGHGHEHGKYNPHVWLDPKRAIEQVENIRDGLIAADPGGKETYTANTAAYIQQLRDLDAEITKKLQPFAGKTFVAFHDFAPYFAQSYNLKANFLVDVPEENPSPNDVKRVTDEVKESNLKAILTEPQAGENAFAGLAKDLNVKVSTFDPIETGGSEALEPNYYITTMRQNVQSLVTAFGGSTQSVLPIWMPQPIAVVPQRVGFRF from the coding sequence ATGATTCATTCAAAAACAAGTTTACAACCATCCAGCAATTTCGTTCGTCGGTTTTCCGTAGTGGTTGTATCGGCGATCGCCCTTAGTTTAGGAAGTTGTGCGGCGAATACACCTTCGACCAGCTCAAATTCGCAGGCTCAATCGACGACCGCAGCCACAACTGATGAGTTGCAAGTGGTGACAACGTTTTTACCGATCACTCAGTTTACAAAAGCCGTGGCGGGCGATCGCGCTGAAGTGACACAGCTACTGCCAACCAATGTCGGCCCCCATGATTTTCAGGCAAGACCAGAGGATGCCCAAAAACTAGCTAAAGCCGATGTGCTGGTGCAGAACGGGCTGGAGGTGGAGGAATTTCTGGAGGATCTGGTCAAGAATGCGGGCAATGCTAATCTGAAAGTGATTGATTCCAGTCAGGGCGTGAAAACGATCGCCAATGAAGCGACCGAGGGGCATGACCATGATCATGGCGTAAATGAAAAAGCAGAAGCTGGACATGGACACGAGCATGGAAAATACAATCCTCATGTCTGGCTCGATCCCAAACGTGCCATTGAACAAGTTGAAAACATTCGAGATGGACTGATTGCGGCTGACCCTGGTGGAAAGGAAACCTACACGGCAAACACAGCAGCTTATATTCAACAACTGCGAGATTTAGATGCTGAAATCACAAAAAAACTGCAACCATTTGCGGGTAAAACCTTTGTTGCCTTCCATGACTTTGCCCCCTACTTTGCTCAAAGCTATAACTTGAAAGCCAATTTTCTGGTAGATGTGCCGGAAGAAAATCCATCGCCGAATGATGTCAAACGGGTGACGGATGAAGTGAAGGAATCTAATCTCAAAGCGATTCTGACGGAACCCCAGGCTGGAGAAAATGCGTTTGCAGGGTTGGCAAAGGATCTAAATGTTAAGGTCAGCACTTTTGATCCGATTGAAACTGGTGGTTCCGAAGCACTGGAACCGAATTATTACATCACAACCATGCGTCAGAACGTGCAGAGTTTGGTCACTGCTTTTGGTGGTTCAACCCAGTCTGTGTTGCCGATCTGGATGCCTCAGCCTATTGCAGTAGTGCCACAGCGAGTTGGGTTTAGGTTTTAG
- the hemB gene encoding porphobilinogen synthase gives MSLTEASTLVPQTPQAEIDPADSFHQAKSTTPAIAHRPRRLRRTETLRRIVREHILQVEDLIYPLFVMGGEKQQEAVSSMPGCYRYTLDLLLNEVKQAYELGIGAIALFPLIPYDQKDNAGTQSYNPDGLIPRAVRAIKQAVPDILVITDVALDPYSSEGHDGIVQDGKILNDKTVAVLVKQAIVQAEAGADFVAPSDMMDGRVGAIRQALDAEGWINVGILAYSAKYASAYYGPFRDALDSAPKFGDKKTYQMDAANAREAIKEVDLDIAEGADIVMVKPALAYLDVICQIKQHTNLPVAAYNVSGEYAMIKAAAQQGWIDEKKVILETLTSMKRAGADLILTYFAKDVALMLQS, from the coding sequence ATGAGCCTGACTGAAGCCTCAACGCTTGTACCTCAAACTCCCCAGGCAGAAATCGACCCCGCCGATTCTTTCCACCAAGCCAAATCGACTACGCCAGCGATCGCCCATCGTCCTCGACGGTTGCGGCGAACTGAAACCCTACGTCGGATCGTGCGAGAACATATCTTGCAGGTCGAAGATTTGATTTATCCCCTGTTTGTCATGGGAGGGGAGAAGCAACAGGAAGCAGTGTCATCAATGCCTGGTTGCTACCGTTACACGCTAGATTTGCTGCTGAATGAGGTGAAGCAGGCGTATGAGTTGGGGATTGGCGCGATCGCCCTGTTTCCCCTGATTCCCTATGACCAAAAAGATAATGCGGGAACCCAGAGCTATAACCCGGATGGCTTAATTCCTCGTGCGGTGCGAGCCATCAAGCAAGCCGTCCCCGATATTCTGGTTATTACCGATGTTGCCCTTGACCCCTACAGCAGTGAAGGGCATGACGGCATTGTGCAGGATGGCAAAATTCTCAACGATAAAACCGTTGCGGTGTTGGTGAAACAGGCGATCGTGCAAGCAGAAGCCGGAGCCGATTTCGTTGCTCCTTCGGACATGATGGATGGACGGGTAGGCGCGATTCGTCAGGCACTAGATGCTGAAGGATGGATTAACGTGGGTATTCTCGCCTATTCCGCAAAATATGCCTCGGCATACTATGGGCCGTTCCGGGATGCGCTAGATTCAGCCCCCAAGTTTGGTGACAAGAAAACCTATCAAATGGATGCTGCGAATGCTAGAGAAGCGATCAAAGAAGTAGATTTAGACATTGCAGAAGGGGCGGATATTGTCATGGTCAAACCTGCGCTGGCGTATCTGGATGTTATTTGCCAAATCAAACAGCATACAAATTTACCTGTTGCAGCCTATAACGTCAGTGGTGAATACGCCATGATTAAAGCTGCTGCCCAGCAGGGTTGGATTGATGAGAAAAAAGTGATTTTAGAGACGCTGACGAGCATGAAGCGAGCCGGTGCAGACTTGATTCTGACTTATTTTGCTAAAGATGTAGCGTTGATGTTGCAGTCGTGA